In Leucobacter insecticola, one DNA window encodes the following:
- a CDS encoding MOSC domain-containing protein, which yields MQPDGRIAGDRVLAFRFARAATPDFRDGLEHWPKAKGLSLQDFPSLAALQLSFDQQTQRVRITRAGEKLVEAGLDEQGRAALTEAVTSFVLSTPEGARLRGPGRLPLVLVGDGATSRFQDRARGYVSVHSQESVKDLELSMGMPIDARRFRSNIVIAGVDAWDELAWQGRLRIGDVEFHTEGPIVRCLATHANPDTGERDAPVLTTLTRDIGQQQPTLGRLLLPADFGQGGTIRVGDEVSAGAVIRA from the coding sequence GTGCAACCCGACGGCAGGATCGCGGGCGATCGGGTGCTCGCGTTTCGTTTCGCTCGCGCGGCAACACCTGATTTCCGTGACGGTCTCGAACACTGGCCGAAGGCGAAGGGCCTTTCGCTCCAGGACTTCCCCTCGCTTGCCGCGTTGCAGCTGAGCTTTGATCAGCAGACACAACGCGTGAGGATTACCCGCGCGGGTGAAAAGCTGGTCGAGGCGGGCCTTGACGAGCAAGGTCGCGCTGCCCTCACAGAAGCCGTTACCAGTTTCGTGTTGAGCACACCCGAGGGTGCTCGACTCCGCGGCCCGGGCAGGCTGCCGCTCGTCTTGGTCGGCGACGGCGCGACCTCGCGCTTCCAGGACCGGGCCCGGGGCTACGTGTCCGTGCACAGCCAGGAGAGCGTCAAAGATCTTGAGCTTTCGATGGGTATGCCGATTGATGCTCGGCGATTCAGATCCAACATTGTGATCGCGGGCGTCGACGCTTGGGACGAACTCGCCTGGCAGGGGCGCTTGAGGATCGGTGACGTCGAGTTCCATACGGAGGGGCCGATCGTCCGCTGCCTCGCGACTCACGCAAACCCGGACACCGGTGAGCGCGATGCTCCCGTGCTCACTACGCTCACGCGAGACATCGGGCAGCAGCAACCGACACTTGGGCGGCTACTGCTGCCTGCAGACTTTGGGCAAGGGGGAACGATCCGCGTCGGGGATGAGGTTTCCGCGGGTGCC